The Posidoniimonas corsicana genome has a window encoding:
- a CDS encoding AraC family transcriptional regulator — MITSLPPADVSNEHRRQRVELFGGNKAAAPAIARRAVRTPPVVEHREPFVRYLPTDRPSAGDSLCVTGVGCADIRPGDAYPLADHPNIYQLDWRAGRVLPEFQVVLLTDGRGEFETRETGLVRFQGQALLFLFPGVWHRFRPDPTVGWKEQWVSLNGPLVRRLFSASGVSPSTSITCPENAARLAQQFERLMLVARQTPIRQSQAIKQVATQLLSDSLGVSHERPAAHDTGAKSATEPAHDPIVDQAREVIWSHPHKRPLSVNDVARRLPVTRRTLDRRFAQVLGHSVLDEINACRLSRAKRMLVETDFLVKTVSYLAGFPSRERMRLLFLNEEGMTPTEYRERSIANQ, encoded by the coding sequence ATGATTACTTCACTGCCACCCGCCGACGTGAGCAACGAGCATCGCAGGCAACGTGTCGAGCTGTTCGGCGGCAACAAGGCCGCAGCTCCCGCCATCGCCCGCCGCGCCGTGCGGACCCCACCGGTCGTCGAGCACCGCGAGCCGTTTGTCCGTTACCTGCCGACCGACAGGCCTTCGGCAGGCGACTCGCTCTGTGTGACTGGCGTTGGATGCGCCGACATTAGGCCGGGCGACGCCTACCCGCTTGCGGACCACCCCAATATCTACCAGCTCGACTGGCGAGCCGGGCGCGTGCTGCCCGAGTTCCAGGTTGTGCTGCTGACCGACGGACGCGGCGAGTTTGAGACCCGCGAAACCGGCCTTGTTCGGTTCCAGGGACAGGCGTTGCTGTTCCTGTTCCCAGGAGTGTGGCACCGTTTCCGCCCCGACCCCACCGTAGGCTGGAAGGAACAGTGGGTGTCGCTGAACGGGCCGCTCGTCCGCCGGCTGTTCTCAGCCAGCGGGGTTTCGCCCTCCACATCAATCACCTGCCCGGAGAACGCGGCGCGACTCGCCCAACAGTTTGAGCGGCTGATGCTGGTCGCCCGTCAAACGCCGATCCGGCAGTCCCAGGCGATCAAGCAAGTGGCGACCCAGCTGCTGAGCGACTCGCTTGGAGTGTCTCACGAACGGCCCGCCGCACACGATACGGGTGCGAAGTCGGCCACCGAGCCGGCCCATGATCCAATCGTCGACCAGGCGAGGGAAGTGATCTGGAGCCACCCGCACAAGCGTCCGCTGAGCGTGAATGACGTCGCCCGCCGGCTGCCAGTCACCAGGCGGACGCTCGACCGGCGTTTCGCTCAGGTGCTGGGGCACTCGGTGCTAGACGAGATTAACGCCTGCCGGCTGTCGCGGGCCAAGCGGATGCTAGTGGAGACCGACTTCTTGGTGAAGACGGTCTCGTACCTGGCCGGGTTCCCCAGCCGCGAGCGGATGCGATTATTGTTTTTGAACGAGGAGGGCATGACGCCCACCGAGTATCGAGAGCGGTCTATCGCCAATCAATGA
- a CDS encoding sialidase family protein yields MGPGWVSSGFIYESAPFPSCHASTLVETPSGLLAAWFGGTHERHPDVEIWTAAFVDGKWGQPKPVADGRVGSDTRHPTWNPVLFQSSDGPLQLYYKVGPTPRDWWGMLMTSADHGESWSKPRRLPDGILGPIKNKPVELAGGKVVLPTSTEDQGWRLHFEFTGPMAKEFRRTEPIPAADGIRAIQPSVLVHKDGRLQAIGRTRHSGVFQTWSRDQGETWSEVTRLGLPNPSAGTDAVTLADGRHLLVYNHSSDGRSPLNVAVSDDGKAWEAALVLEDDPQAPAGFSYPAAIQTSDGLVHITYTWKRERIKHVVLDPREFVTQPIQDGVWPARDGSRTTP; encoded by the coding sequence ATGGGCCCGGGTTGGGTGTCTTCGGGCTTTATCTACGAGTCCGCCCCGTTCCCGTCGTGCCACGCCTCGACGTTGGTCGAGACGCCTAGCGGTCTGCTTGCAGCCTGGTTTGGCGGAACCCACGAGCGGCACCCCGACGTGGAAATCTGGACAGCGGCGTTTGTCGACGGAAAGTGGGGGCAGCCCAAGCCGGTAGCGGACGGACGGGTCGGTTCTGACACCCGCCACCCCACTTGGAACCCGGTCCTGTTCCAATCGAGCGACGGCCCGCTGCAGCTCTATTACAAGGTGGGGCCCACCCCCCGCGACTGGTGGGGCATGCTGATGACGTCTGCCGACCACGGTGAGTCCTGGTCAAAGCCGCGTCGTCTGCCGGACGGCATCCTCGGCCCAATCAAGAACAAACCTGTCGAGCTGGCAGGTGGAAAAGTGGTGCTCCCGACGAGCACCGAAGACCAGGGCTGGCGGCTTCACTTTGAGTTCACCGGCCCAATGGCCAAGGAGTTTCGTCGGACGGAGCCCATCCCCGCTGCCGATGGTATCCGGGCCATTCAGCCCAGCGTTTTGGTCCACAAGGACGGACGCCTGCAGGCGATCGGTCGCACCCGCCATAGCGGAGTGTTTCAGACTTGGTCCCGTGACCAGGGAGAGACCTGGTCCGAAGTCACCCGGCTTGGACTGCCCAACCCCAGTGCAGGCACTGACGCGGTTACGCTTGCGGACGGTCGCCACCTGCTGGTCTACAATCACAGCAGTGATGGTCGTAGCCCTCTAAACGTTGCGGTGTCTGACGACGGGAAGGCGTGGGAAGCGGCGTTGGTGCTTGAGGACGACCCTCAGGCGCCGGCTGGGTTCTCGTACCCCGCTGCTATCCAAACCTCCGACGGGCTAGTGCACATCACGTACACCTGGAAACGCGAGCGGATCAAGCACGTCGTGCTCGACCCTCGAGAGTTTGTGACCCAACCGATTCAGGACGGCGTGTGGCCCGCCCGCGACGGCTCGCGGACCACTCCGTAG
- a CDS encoding PSD1 and planctomycete cytochrome C domain-containing protein, translating into MLSLVCAAFWTPIVCAASAGDVDFNRDVRPILSDACFHCHGRDAEHRKADLRLDAWEDPDSSAASDVISPGDPAASELIERIVTDDPGLRMPPPDSGKTITPSQVETLKRWVASGAEYKRHWAFDPPQRPGPPVVKDRSWVRNPIDAFVLARIEEEGLTPSAPADGPTLLRRLCLDLTGLPPTLRQLGWADNLPGDDASHAVVNELMRSPHYGEHWARWWLDAAGYADSNGYEKDRNREVWMYRDWVVAAMNENLPYDEFVKQQVAGDLLPGDDIHRLTPTGFLRNTMVNEEGGIDPEQFRMEQLFARMDAIGKSVLGVTLQCAQCHTHKYDPISHTEYFRMLAFLNDSYESSVTLYPPEARKQRDAVLTAIEDAERRLQDDNPNWREGMAAWAEGASSAGPPVAWQVVAPKLDGSGGQKHQLLPDGSVLAEGYAPAQLDAVFEVEVDGPRVTAFRLELLNHPTLPHQGPGRSEFGLCALSEFQVEVDDPKQPGKRRVLSIDRAFADVEPRVSDLAARFDDGSGSRRVTGPIDLAVDGDKKTAWGIDIGPGRSNVPRTAVFVLDEPLRCDPGTKIRVRLVQVHGQDYHKDLHTNNIGRFRLSVTSDAEPIADPLTARIRELIAEPAEDWSDATTAELFRFYRTTRPDWSAENEELEALWSDHPRGVSQLVLQQRETPRVTRRLDRGEYTKPAEAVSPGAPEFLHPLGVAGPDRLDFAEWLVDRRSPTTARSVVNRVWQSIFGVGLVETPGDFGLQGAAPSHPELLDWLAVELMDSGWDLQHIVRLIVDSATYRQSSRVSGQLLEVDPQNRLLARGARYRVQAEAVRDIALTASGLLNRTTGGPAVCPPAPAYLFRQPASYTEKYWDFDPGASQYRRAMYTLRYRTLLYPVYHNFDAPTGETACVRRDRSNTPLQALTLLNEELFFECAQSLAKLSLNRVGDDDSQRIEYLFARCLGRDPSGEELRTLQAFAAAQARRYESGELQPLDGMLATAEASERFTAQDLAVWSAVSRVVLNLDETITRE; encoded by the coding sequence GTGCTTTCATTGGTTTGCGCGGCGTTCTGGACGCCGATCGTGTGCGCAGCTTCTGCGGGCGACGTTGACTTCAATCGCGACGTGCGTCCGATCTTGTCGGACGCTTGTTTTCATTGCCACGGACGCGATGCCGAGCACCGCAAGGCCGACCTGAGACTGGACGCGTGGGAGGACCCGGACTCGTCCGCAGCAAGCGACGTCATCTCTCCCGGTGACCCGGCCGCCAGCGAACTCATCGAGCGCATCGTCACCGACGATCCGGGCCTGCGGATGCCGCCACCCGACTCGGGCAAGACGATCACGCCCTCTCAGGTCGAGACCCTCAAGCGTTGGGTCGCGTCCGGCGCCGAGTACAAGCGGCACTGGGCATTCGATCCCCCGCAGCGTCCCGGCCCCCCGGTGGTGAAGGACCGCTCGTGGGTGCGCAACCCAATCGACGCGTTCGTCCTAGCAAGAATTGAGGAGGAGGGGCTCACGCCGTCCGCGCCCGCCGACGGCCCGACGCTGCTGCGTCGGCTGTGCCTGGACCTGACAGGCCTTCCCCCCACGCTGAGGCAGCTCGGCTGGGCCGACAATCTTCCCGGTGATGACGCGTCCCACGCGGTTGTCAACGAGCTGATGCGTTCGCCGCACTACGGAGAGCACTGGGCGCGGTGGTGGCTGGACGCCGCCGGCTACGCCGACTCGAACGGGTACGAGAAGGACCGCAACCGCGAAGTCTGGATGTACCGCGACTGGGTCGTGGCGGCAATGAACGAGAACCTGCCGTACGACGAGTTCGTCAAGCAGCAGGTCGCCGGCGACCTGCTGCCGGGTGATGACATCCACCGCCTGACCCCGACCGGGTTCTTGCGGAACACGATGGTCAACGAAGAGGGCGGCATCGACCCCGAGCAGTTCCGCATGGAACAGCTATTCGCCCGCATGGACGCCATCGGCAAGTCGGTGCTCGGCGTGACGCTGCAGTGCGCCCAGTGCCACACGCACAAGTACGACCCGATCAGCCACACCGAGTATTTCAGGATGCTCGCGTTTCTCAACGACTCCTACGAGTCGTCGGTGACGCTCTACCCACCTGAGGCGAGAAAGCAGCGCGATGCGGTGCTGACAGCGATCGAGGACGCCGAACGCCGGCTGCAAGACGACAACCCCAATTGGCGCGAGGGCATGGCCGCCTGGGCAGAAGGGGCTTCCAGCGCCGGTCCGCCGGTCGCATGGCAGGTGGTCGCACCGAAGCTCGACGGCAGCGGGGGGCAGAAGCACCAGCTCTTGCCAGACGGCTCCGTGCTGGCAGAGGGGTACGCGCCCGCGCAGCTGGATGCGGTGTTCGAGGTGGAGGTCGACGGGCCGCGCGTTACGGCCTTCCGGCTTGAGCTGCTCAACCACCCCACGCTGCCCCACCAGGGGCCTGGGCGCTCGGAGTTTGGGCTGTGCGCGCTCAGCGAGTTTCAGGTTGAGGTTGATGACCCCAAGCAACCGGGAAAACGACGCGTGCTTTCGATCGACCGCGCGTTTGCCGACGTCGAACCCCGCGTGTCCGACCTTGCCGCGCGTTTCGACGATGGGTCTGGCAGCCGCCGCGTGACCGGCCCAATAGACCTCGCCGTCGACGGTGACAAGAAGACCGCCTGGGGGATCGACATCGGGCCGGGCAGGAGCAATGTGCCGCGGACGGCGGTGTTTGTGCTCGACGAGCCTCTCCGCTGCGACCCAGGAACCAAGATCAGGGTGCGTCTGGTTCAGGTGCACGGGCAGGACTACCACAAAGACCTGCACACCAACAACATCGGCCGGTTCAGGTTGTCGGTGACCTCAGACGCCGAGCCCATTGCAGACCCATTAACCGCGCGGATCCGTGAGCTGATCGCCGAGCCGGCCGAGGACTGGTCTGACGCGACAACGGCCGAGCTGTTCCGCTTCTACCGCACCACCCGCCCCGACTGGTCGGCCGAAAACGAGGAGCTCGAGGCGCTGTGGTCCGACCACCCGCGGGGAGTATCGCAGCTGGTGCTGCAGCAACGTGAGACGCCGCGGGTGACGCGACGACTGGATCGCGGAGAGTACACCAAGCCCGCCGAGGCGGTGTCGCCAGGCGCCCCAGAGTTTCTGCACCCGCTCGGCGTGGCCGGTCCGGATCGGCTGGACTTCGCCGAGTGGCTGGTCGACCGCCGTTCGCCCACCACAGCTCGATCGGTCGTGAACCGGGTGTGGCAATCGATCTTCGGCGTCGGCCTCGTTGAGACCCCTGGCGACTTCGGGCTGCAAGGCGCCGCGCCCAGCCACCCGGAGCTGCTCGACTGGCTGGCCGTCGAGCTGATGGACAGCGGGTGGGACCTGCAGCATATTGTCAGGCTGATCGTCGACTCCGCCACCTACCGGCAGTCGAGTCGCGTGAGTGGGCAACTGCTTGAGGTCGACCCGCAAAACCGGCTGCTCGCCCGCGGCGCCCGCTACCGCGTTCAGGCCGAGGCGGTTCGCGACATCGCCTTGACCGCCAGCGGGCTCCTGAACCGCACAACAGGCGGGCCCGCGGTCTGCCCGCCGGCGCCGGCGTACCTGTTTCGACAGCCGGCCAGCTACACCGAGAAGTACTGGGACTTTGATCCCGGAGCGAGCCAGTACCGGCGGGCGATGTACACGCTCCGCTACCGGACGCTGCTCTACCCGGTCTACCACAACTTCGACGCGCCCACCGGCGAAACCGCGTGTGTGCGGCGTGACCGATCGAACACGCCGCTGCAGGCGCTGACGCTGCTCAACGAAGAGCTGTTCTTCGAGTGCGCACAGTCACTCGCCAAGCTGTCGCTCAACCGTGTCGGTGACGACGACTCGCAGCGAATCGAGTACCTCTTCGCACGGTGCCTGGGCCGCGACCCAAGCGGTGAAGAGCTGCGGACGCTGCAGGCGTTCGCAGCGGCGCAGGCCCGGCGGTACGAGTCCGGGGAGCTGCAGCCGCTGGACGGCATGCTCGCCACGGCCGAGGCGAGTGAGCGCTTTACCGCGCAAGACCTGGCAGTTTGGTCCGCGGTGTCACGCGTGGTGCTAAACCTTGATGAAACGATCACGCGGGAGTAG
- a CDS encoding DUF1559 family PulG-like putative transporter: MFRSQHARGFTLVELLVVIAIIGVLIALLLPAVQAAREAARRATCKNHLRQISLAMLNHESAHRHFPTGGWGYRWVGDAASGYGPDQPGGWAYNILEYMELAPRRQLGGDIKRRLAAREDIPQADHDAMLGLVSTPVDMFLCPSRRGVRTYPLIDPSYGQLAYNARSCKSGTTSAPECFVARGDYRANAGSWNRAEEEGPPPHRAATHDWWSSRFRQNGVVFQRSTTSMAKIVDGSSKTALIGEKSLNENDYESGEHSSDDQCVYTGHDQDNVGYTGNGTLNGMELMPPIRDDQATDTATRWRFGSVHTSAMHMAMCDGSVDVILYDVDPELFAMLGGRHDQGQLDAF, encoded by the coding sequence ATGTTTCGAAGCCAACACGCACGCGGGTTCACGCTCGTCGAGTTGCTGGTCGTGATCGCCATCATTGGCGTGTTGATCGCATTGCTGCTCCCAGCCGTGCAGGCGGCGCGGGAGGCGGCTCGCCGTGCGACGTGCAAGAACCACCTGCGGCAGATTTCGCTGGCCATGCTCAATCATGAGAGCGCGCACCGGCACTTCCCCACTGGTGGGTGGGGGTACCGCTGGGTCGGAGACGCGGCGTCCGGCTACGGCCCCGACCAGCCCGGAGGGTGGGCCTACAACATCCTCGAGTACATGGAGCTCGCTCCACGGAGGCAGCTTGGCGGCGATATCAAGCGTCGGCTCGCTGCACGCGAGGATATTCCGCAGGCAGATCACGACGCCATGCTGGGCCTCGTTTCCACCCCGGTCGACATGTTCCTCTGCCCGTCGCGGCGTGGTGTGCGCACGTACCCATTGATCGACCCTAGCTACGGTCAGCTTGCGTACAACGCCCGGTCGTGCAAGTCGGGCACCACGTCAGCGCCTGAGTGCTTTGTTGCCCGTGGCGACTACCGTGCGAACGCCGGGAGCTGGAACCGCGCCGAGGAGGAAGGCCCGCCCCCCCACCGAGCGGCGACGCACGACTGGTGGTCAAGTCGTTTCCGGCAGAATGGCGTCGTGTTCCAAAGGAGCACCACGTCGATGGCGAAGATTGTCGACGGCTCGTCTAAGACGGCGCTGATCGGCGAGAAGTCGCTCAACGAGAACGACTACGAATCCGGCGAGCACTCGTCGGACGATCAGTGCGTTTACACGGGCCACGACCAGGACAACGTTGGCTACACGGGCAACGGCACGCTGAACGGGATGGAACTGATGCCGCCGATTCGCGACGATCAGGCTACCGACACCGCGACGCGCTGGCGGTTTGGCAGCGTCCACACCTCGGCGATGCACATGGCCATGTGCGATGGGTCGGTCGACGTAATCCTGTACGACGTCGACCCCGAGCTGTTTGCTATGCTGGGTGGGCGTCATGACCAAGGCCAGCTGGACGCGTTCTAG
- a CDS encoding dihydrodipicolinate synthase family protein, whose translation MQTTSLPAPLSGIVPPMVTPLTADGELDVVGLQRLVEHILQGGVHGLFVLGTTGEGPLLSGRLQRDLIDRVCDLVAGRAPVLVGVTDTSLAESILLARHAHAAGASAAVYAPPCYFPVSQVDLLRCIEQLAIQSPLPVVMYNMPALTKASFQADTVRRMASDPRVIGFKDSSGDLEQFEAMRDASASRPDWAMMTGPELLLKQSLEMGGTGGVCGGANLFPRLFVDLYKAVVEGNHEQAEELQLVVERLDALYRLSADGGTGCIQGLKAGLEEISICGRTMAAPHAALPTSRQAEVQAVISDVSEAMAAGV comes from the coding sequence ATGCAGACTACTTCTCTTCCCGCTCCTCTGTCTGGCATTGTGCCGCCGATGGTTACCCCGCTCACGGCCGACGGTGAGCTCGACGTGGTGGGTCTGCAACGCCTGGTTGAGCACATCCTGCAGGGGGGCGTTCACGGTCTGTTTGTGCTGGGTACGACCGGCGAGGGGCCGCTGCTCAGCGGTCGGCTGCAGCGAGATCTGATTGACCGCGTGTGCGATCTCGTTGCGGGGCGGGCGCCAGTGCTGGTGGGCGTGACCGACACTTCCCTAGCTGAGTCGATCCTGCTGGCGAGGCACGCGCACGCGGCCGGCGCCAGCGCCGCGGTGTACGCCCCGCCGTGCTACTTTCCGGTATCCCAGGTTGACCTGTTGCGGTGTATCGAGCAGTTGGCGATCCAATCGCCGCTGCCGGTCGTAATGTACAACATGCCTGCGCTCACGAAGGCGAGCTTCCAGGCCGACACCGTGCGTCGGATGGCGTCGGACCCGCGAGTGATTGGGTTCAAGGACAGCTCCGGCGACCTCGAACAGTTCGAGGCCATGCGCGACGCTTCCGCCAGCCGCCCCGACTGGGCGATGATGACGGGCCCCGAGTTGCTGTTGAAGCAGTCGCTTGAGATGGGCGGCACCGGCGGAGTGTGCGGCGGCGCCAACCTCTTCCCCAGGTTGTTTGTCGATCTCTACAAGGCGGTTGTCGAAGGCAACCACGAGCAGGCAGAGGAGCTGCAGCTGGTGGTTGAGCGGCTCGACGCCCTGTACCGGCTCAGCGCCGACGGCGGCACCGGCTGCATCCAGGGGCTGAAGGCGGGGCTGGAAGAGATTTCCATCTGCGGCCGGACGATGGCGGCGCCCCACGCGGCCCTGCCAACCTCTCGCCAGGCAGAGGTGCAGGCGGTGATCTCCGATGTAAGCGAGGCGATGGCCGCCGGCGTCTAA
- a CDS encoding GntR family transcriptional regulator, giving the protein MHRHSRHSQQIYTQIRDRITTGELAPGEVMSEANLAKQYGLSRTPVGEALRQLAHEGLVVQVPRYGTVVREIPREELEELFEIREALEGMAVVKATSRITDDALDELSTLCEAIDAEADRALAVGESTLGRDGLRRFLAADLAFHTLIIASAGNKRLNKLMEQTRTVSLMFTARRGEHPVSRVKQANDAHKAILAAMRRRDAAEAQQLLMNHIKTSREQSLSAAPPTDAVNLGSINLPQFVRQDLA; this is encoded by the coding sequence ATGCATCGGCATTCGCGTCACTCCCAGCAGATCTACACACAGATCCGCGACCGCATCACCACAGGCGAGTTGGCGCCCGGCGAGGTCATGTCGGAGGCTAACCTGGCCAAGCAGTACGGCCTGAGCCGAACCCCCGTTGGGGAAGCGCTCCGGCAGCTGGCCCACGAGGGCCTCGTGGTGCAGGTGCCCCGCTATGGAACCGTGGTGCGAGAGATCCCGCGGGAAGAACTGGAGGAGCTGTTCGAGATCCGCGAGGCGCTCGAAGGGATGGCGGTCGTCAAGGCAACTTCGCGGATCACGGACGACGCCCTCGACGAGCTTTCCACGCTGTGCGAGGCCATCGACGCCGAGGCGGACCGGGCCCTCGCTGTAGGCGAGTCGACCCTCGGACGCGACGGGCTGCGTCGGTTCCTGGCGGCAGACCTGGCCTTCCACACACTCATCATCGCCTCGGCCGGCAACAAGCGGCTGAACAAGCTGATGGAGCAGACCCGTACGGTTTCGCTGATGTTTACCGCTCGACGCGGCGAACACCCCGTATCGCGAGTCAAACAGGCAAACGACGCTCACAAGGCGATACTCGCAGCGATGCGTCGGCGCGACGCCGCCGAAGCGCAGCAGCTGCTCATGAATCACATCAAGACGTCCCGCGAGCAGTCGCTCAGCGCGGCGCCCCCCACCGACGCGGTCAACCTGGGCTCGATCAACCTGCCCCAGTTTGTCCGTCAGGACCTCGCCTAG